In one Pseudomonadota bacterium genomic region, the following are encoded:
- a CDS encoding DUF2061 domain-containing protein, with protein sequence MDSRLRTFVKAALWTLIGLLVMTGVGFAVTGSLTVSGGMAATNSLLGLLIYVAYERIWARIPWGRT encoded by the coding sequence ATGGACAGCCGCCTGCGCACCTTCGTCAAAGCCGCGCTTTGGACACTCATCGGTCTCCTCGTCATGACGGGGGTGGGCTTCGCCGTCACGGGGTCCCTCACCGTCAGCGGGGGCATGGCCGCCACCAACAGCCTGCTCGGCCTCCTGATCTACGTGGCCTACGAGCGGATCTGGGCGCGCATCCCTTGGGGGCGGACATGA
- a CDS encoding RNA polymerase sigma factor, whose translation MALDAMSEVSDDALLVLYANGDKDAARSLTLRLAPRILAHAHRLLNDRAEAEDVTQEALLRLWKVAPDWRPGEAKVTTWLYRVTANLCTDRLRKARPAALEEPADIADAAPGAEQGIMAKTRAAALQHALAELPERQREAVVLRHIENLPNPQIAEIMDISVEAVESLTARGKRALAKALAARRAELGFER comes from the coding sequence ATGGCGCTGGATGCGATGTCGGAGGTGAGCGATGACGCCCTCTTGGTGCTCTATGCCAATGGAGACAAGGACGCAGCGCGTTCGCTCACGCTGCGCCTCGCCCCGCGGATCCTCGCCCATGCCCACAGGCTGCTCAATGATCGCGCGGAGGCCGAAGACGTCACGCAGGAGGCGCTGCTGCGTCTCTGGAAGGTGGCGCCCGACTGGCGCCCGGGGGAGGCGAAGGTGACCACATGGCTCTATCGGGTGACGGCCAATCTCTGCACCGACCGGCTCAGGAAGGCCCGCCCGGCGGCGCTAGAGGAGCCGGCGGACATCGCCGATGCTGCGCCCGGCGCGGAGCAGGGCATCATGGCCAAGACCCGCGCGGCCGCGCTGCAGCATGCGCTGGCGGAATTGCCCGAGCGGCAGCGGGAGGCCGTTGTCCTCCGCCACATCGAGAACCTGCCCAACCCGCAGATCGCCGAGATCATGGACATCTCCGTGGAAGCGGTCGAGAGTTTGACGGCGCGGGGCAAGCGGGCGCTGGCGAAAGCCTTGGCCGCGCGTCGCGCAGAATTAGGATTTGAACGATGA
- a CDS encoding fatty acid desaturase yields MRRPVEWPTLALFALVYGGIAAALHAPVGLAIPALAVLIALHCSLQHEAIHGHPFRNRWLNAALAWPPLTLAIPYLRFYDTHLAHHRDARLTDPLDDPEANYLDAGAWERLPASARAILSFNNTLAGRMLIGPVVGQVLFMAGDLRALTPRVILGWALHVPAVAAVLWVVTLAPLPLWAYLVAAYGGLSLLKIRTFCEHQAHEQAGGRSVIIEDRGPLSLLFLNNNLHVVHHLHPGVPWYDLPGQFARNRATYLETNAHYRFASYGEVFRRHFLRAKDPVPHPLWRR; encoded by the coding sequence ATGAGGCGGCCCGTCGAATGGCCCACGCTCGCGCTCTTCGCCCTGGTCTATGGCGGGATCGCCGCGGCGCTTCACGCGCCCGTGGGTCTCGCGATCCCCGCGCTCGCGGTGCTCATCGCGCTGCACTGCTCGCTCCAGCACGAGGCGATCCATGGGCACCCCTTTCGCAACCGCTGGCTCAATGCGGCGCTGGCGTGGCCGCCGCTGACGCTCGCCATCCCCTACTTGCGCTTCTACGACACTCACCTCGCGCATCATCGTGATGCGCGGCTCACCGATCCGCTGGACGATCCGGAAGCCAACTACCTCGACGCGGGAGCGTGGGAGCGGCTCCCGGCCTCGGCGCGCGCTATTCTGAGCTTCAACAACACGTTGGCGGGCCGGATGCTCATCGGGCCTGTGGTGGGGCAGGTGCTTTTCATGGCGGGGGACCTGCGCGCGCTCACGCCGCGGGTGATCCTGGGCTGGGCGCTTCATGTCCCGGCCGTGGCGGCGGTGCTCTGGGTGGTGACGCTCGCGCCGCTACCGCTCTGGGCCTATCTGGTCGCCGCCTATGGCGGGCTTTCCCTGCTCAAGATCCGCACGTTCTGCGAGCACCAAGCCCACGAGCAGGCGGGCGGGCGGTCGGTGATCATCGAGGACCGGGGTCCGCTCTCGCTCCTCTTCCTCAACAACAACCTGCACGTCGTCCACCACCTTCACCCCGGCGTCCCGTGGTACGATCTGCCGGGCCAGTTCGCGCGCAACCGCGCCACTTATCTCGAGACGAATGCGCATTATCGCTTCGCCTCCTACGGCGAGGTCTTCCGGCGACACTTCCTGCGCGCCAAGGACCCGGTGCCGCACCCGCTCTGGCGCCGGTAG
- a CDS encoding HAD family hydrolase → MTAIKAVLFDKDGTLFDFEATWSAWAGRALREVSGGDDALAEVLAGALGYDLARETFHPDSLVIAGTMQEQAAALAPHLEMTEAEVSTRLIALSEGVPQQEVVPLGPFLRGLKTAGYALGVATNDAEASAILHLRRAGALPHFDFIAGYDSGHGGKPAPGQLIAFAERLGLAPPEIAMVGDSTHDLHAAREAGCVGVGVLTGLAPEAVLAPLAEVVLPSIAVLPDWLAER, encoded by the coding sequence ATGACCGCCATAAAAGCCGTTCTTTTCGACAAGGATGGCACCTTATTCGACTTCGAGGCGACTTGGTCCGCTTGGGCGGGGCGTGCGCTGCGCGAAGTGTCGGGGGGAGACGACGCCCTCGCGGAGGTGCTCGCCGGAGCGCTGGGCTACGATCTCGCGCGGGAGACGTTCCACCCCGACAGCCTCGTCATCGCGGGCACCATGCAGGAGCAGGCCGCGGCCCTCGCCCCGCATCTCGAGATGACCGAGGCGGAGGTCTCGACCCGGCTCATCGCGCTTTCCGAGGGTGTCCCGCAGCAGGAGGTCGTACCTCTCGGGCCGTTCCTCCGGGGCCTGAAGACTGCTGGCTATGCGCTCGGCGTGGCCACCAACGATGCGGAGGCCTCCGCGATCTTGCATCTGAGGCGCGCGGGCGCGTTGCCGCATTTCGATTTCATCGCGGGCTACGATTCCGGGCATGGCGGGAAGCCCGCGCCCGGGCAGCTTATCGCCTTTGCCGAGCGGCTGGGCCTCGCGCCCCCCGAGATCGCGATGGTGGGCGATTCCACCCATGATCTGCACGCTGCCCGGGAGGCCGGCTGCGTGGGCGTAGGGGTGCTGACGGGGCTGGCGCCTGAGGCCGTGCTCGCGCCGCTGGCGGAGGTGGTCCTGCCTTCCATTGCCGTCCTGCCGGACTGGCTCGCCGAGCGCTGA
- a CDS encoding NUDIX hydrolase, which produces MTEPPIRDAATIVALRDMQGQRHVLMGQRGAQAAFMPSKFVFPGGAVDAADADTPLARHVAEPCATRLAGMAHALAVAAIRELWEETGLMLGQSGSAAGMPFLPDAAPLRFVFRAITPPGRPRRFDARFFAVAADALSGDLDDFSRASDELSHLRWVPLEEARSLDLPFITEVVLAELAALDPSVAPPSVPFFKNDDEESLFLRLRG; this is translated from the coding sequence ATGACAGAACCGCCGATCCGAGACGCCGCCACGATCGTCGCCCTCCGGGACATGCAGGGGCAGAGGCACGTCCTCATGGGCCAGCGCGGCGCGCAGGCGGCCTTCATGCCGTCGAAGTTCGTCTTTCCCGGTGGCGCGGTCGATGCCGCCGACGCTGACACGCCGCTCGCGCGGCACGTGGCGGAGCCTTGCGCCACGCGGCTCGCGGGCATGGCCCATGCCCTCGCCGTCGCCGCCATTCGCGAGCTTTGGGAGGAGACGGGCCTGATGCTCGGGCAAAGCGGGTCCGCGGCGGGGATGCCCTTTCTGCCCGATGCCGCGCCCCTCAGGTTCGTCTTCCGCGCGATCACCCCGCCGGGGCGTCCGCGCCGCTTCGACGCGCGGTTTTTCGCGGTGGCCGCCGATGCGCTCTCGGGCGATCTCGATGACTTCTCGCGCGCCTCCGACGAGCTCTCGCATCTGCGCTGGGTCCCCCTGGAGGAGGCCCGCAGCCTTGATCTGCCTTTCATCACCGAGGTCGTTCTGGCCGAGCTTGCCGCCCTCGATCCGAGCGTCGCGCCGCCCTCTGTGCCGTTCTTCAAGAACGACGATGAGGAAAGCCTCTTTCTCCGCCTCCGCGGCTAG
- a CDS encoding EamA/RhaT family transporter, with translation MWIPVTLFAAFIQSLRFVLQKRLRSTSLSTAGATFARFLFAWPLLLALSLGYGAAVGLAMPATPASFWAYGLTGAVAQILATMCTVAIFQHRNFAVGVTFKKTEVLQTALIGFILLGETISFGVFLALMIGLGGVIALSDSPEISGNWRARVLNRATALGLASGLLFGVSGATYRGAALALEGGDVFLRAAFGLALLTLAQTAMMLVYLRVWERGEIERVFRAWRAVSLVGVTSMLGSLGWFTAFGLQKAALVKALGQTELIFSFLFSIFLFGERTTLRELGGIAALALSVVLVVLFS, from the coding sequence ATGTGGATCCCCGTCACGCTTTTCGCGGCCTTCATCCAGTCGCTCCGCTTCGTGCTGCAGAAGCGGCTCCGGTCCACGTCTCTCTCGACCGCCGGCGCGACCTTCGCGCGCTTCCTCTTCGCGTGGCCCCTGCTTCTTGCGCTGTCGCTCGGGTACGGGGCAGCGGTGGGGCTCGCCATGCCCGCGACGCCGGCCTCCTTCTGGGCGTACGGGCTCACCGGCGCGGTGGCACAGATCCTGGCCACGATGTGCACCGTGGCGATCTTCCAGCATCGCAACTTCGCCGTGGGGGTGACCTTCAAGAAGACGGAAGTCCTGCAGACCGCGCTCATCGGCTTCATCCTCTTGGGCGAGACCATCAGCTTCGGCGTGTTCCTCGCGCTGATGATCGGGCTCGGCGGGGTGATCGCGCTTTCAGATTCCCCGGAGATCAGCGGCAACTGGCGCGCGCGGGTGCTCAACCGCGCGACGGCGTTGGGGCTGGCCTCGGGGCTGCTCTTCGGCGTTTCGGGAGCGACCTACCGGGGGGCCGCACTCGCGCTCGAGGGGGGCGATGTCTTCCTGCGCGCGGCCTTCGGCCTTGCACTTCTGACGCTCGCGCAGACCGCCATGATGCTCGTTTATCTCAGGGTGTGGGAGCGCGGCGAGATCGAGCGCGTCTTCCGGGCGTGGCGTGCGGTGAGTCTCGTCGGCGTCACGTCGATGCTGGGCTCTCTCGGCTGGTTCACGGCCTTTGGCCTGCAGAAGGCCGCGCTCGTGAAGGCGCTCGGTCAGACGGAGCTGATCTTTTCCTTTCTCTTCTCGATCTTCCTCTTCGGCGAGCGCACCACGCTGCGTGAGCTCGGCGGGATCGCCGCTCTCGCGCTCAGTGTGGTGCTGGTGGTTTTGTTCTCCTAG
- a CDS encoding helix-turn-helix transcriptional regulator, translating to MQRITDKRDRATLLRERLHQVLATTGTSQSALARATGVDRSTISQLLRDAGPRLPNAQLVAECAAALGVSADWLLGLSDRPEQASDLVAAAMTVTEAPRALVDEQIFAWHQEAQGYKIRHVPAGLPDMLKTTEMLRWEYEPSLGRTTDQAIGASQDKLDWMQASRSDYEIAVPVHDLRAMAQAEGYYQHLPATIRAAQLERLEALHEELYPRLRLHLFDARRLFSAPVTIFGSLLAVIYLGSNYLAFRDSDRVETITRHFDRLVRAAEIGDREFPAYIALLRRGL from the coding sequence ATGCAGAGAATTACCGACAAACGGGACCGCGCCACCCTGCTCCGCGAGCGCCTCCATCAGGTCCTCGCCACCACGGGCACCTCCCAAAGCGCCCTGGCCCGCGCCACCGGGGTCGACCGCTCGACCATCAGCCAGCTTCTCAGGGACGCAGGGCCGCGCCTGCCCAACGCACAGCTCGTCGCCGAATGCGCCGCCGCGCTCGGCGTGAGCGCGGACTGGCTCCTCGGCCTCTCGGACCGGCCCGAGCAGGCCTCCGACCTCGTCGCCGCCGCCATGACCGTCACGGAGGCGCCGCGCGCCCTCGTCGACGAACAGATCTTCGCCTGGCACCAGGAGGCGCAGGGCTACAAGATCCGCCACGTGCCTGCGGGCCTGCCCGACATGCTCAAGACGACGGAGATGCTGCGCTGGGAATACGAGCCGTCCCTCGGGCGTACCACCGACCAGGCCATCGGCGCGAGCCAGGACAAGCTCGACTGGATGCAGGCCTCCCGGTCCGATTACGAGATCGCCGTCCCCGTCCACGATCTGCGCGCCATGGCCCAGGCGGAAGGCTATTATCAGCACCTCCCCGCCACGATCCGCGCGGCCCAGCTCGAGCGACTCGAGGCGCTCCACGAGGAGCTCTACCCCCGCCTGCGCCTGCATCTCTTCGACGCGCGCAGGCTCTTCTCCGCGCCGGTGACGATCTTCGGCTCGCTCCTCGCGGTCATTTATCTGGGCTCGAACTACCTCGCCTTCCGCGACAGTGACCGGGTGGAGACCATCACCCGCCATTTCGACCGCCTCGTGCGCGCCGCCGAGATCGGGGACCGCGAATTCCCCGCCTACATCGCGCTCCTGCGGCGCGGGCTCTAG
- a CDS encoding diguanylate cyclase: protein MTARVLIVDPVVTTRIVLKVKLAAAYFNVTHAATIKEALEKAEREAPDVILCEYELEGGGAALLQARLRPLRIPVMALLPEEAKEARTHALAAGVGDVVSRPYDDRDLFARIRNLLRARSTHEELALRTDTSAALGFAEDCASFLGRSRIGIVAETRGQGASWQSALAARMPHDIDILDPAELVKREAAQGPFDALLVGVSGPDARQRLDFVSSLRARTEGRHTAILVVSPHEHADLAVTALDTGAGDVMATGFEPGEAAERLSRLLRRRHVEEALRRSVKAGLEAAVTDPLTGLYNRRYAMPYLERMSQSAELSGRCFALMVLDLDFFKRVNDTHGHAVGDRVLTEFAQRLRANLRSMDLLARLGGEEFLVAMPDTSLEQAKAVAVRLCALTRSESFARDEIIGGVPLSVSVGLVIGGDPDEHDLLRERTQIHHLLEQADLALYAAKAGGRDMVRVCRPAA from the coding sequence ATGACAGCGCGCGTGCTCATCGTCGATCCCGTGGTGACCACGCGGATCGTGTTAAAGGTGAAGCTGGCAGCCGCCTACTTCAATGTGACCCATGCCGCCACGATCAAGGAAGCGCTGGAGAAGGCCGAGCGCGAGGCCCCGGATGTCATCCTGTGCGAATACGAGCTCGAGGGGGGCGGTGCCGCGCTCCTTCAGGCCCGGCTTCGCCCATTGCGGATCCCTGTCATGGCACTTTTGCCGGAAGAGGCGAAGGAGGCCCGCACCCATGCTCTGGCCGCGGGCGTGGGCGACGTCGTCTCGCGGCCCTACGATGACAGGGATCTCTTCGCCCGCATCCGCAACCTCCTGCGCGCGCGCAGCACCCATGAAGAACTTGCCCTGCGGACCGATACCTCCGCGGCGCTCGGTTTCGCGGAGGACTGCGCGTCGTTCCTCGGGCGGAGCCGGATCGGCATCGTGGCCGAAACGCGGGGGCAAGGTGCGAGCTGGCAGTCCGCGCTCGCGGCCCGGATGCCCCATGATATCGACATCCTCGACCCTGCCGAACTGGTGAAGCGCGAGGCCGCGCAGGGGCCCTTCGACGCGCTCCTCGTGGGCGTGAGCGGCCCGGACGCGCGGCAGAGGCTCGATTTCGTCTCCTCGCTTCGGGCGCGGACCGAGGGCCGGCACACCGCGATCCTCGTGGTGAGCCCGCACGAGCACGCCGATCTCGCGGTCACAGCGCTCGATACCGGAGCGGGCGATGTCATGGCCACGGGCTTCGAGCCCGGAGAGGCCGCCGAACGGCTCTCGCGCCTGCTGCGCCGTCGCCATGTGGAAGAGGCGCTGCGCCGCTCGGTGAAAGCGGGCCTCGAGGCCGCGGTGACCGATCCGCTCACCGGGCTCTACAATCGCCGCTACGCGATGCCCTATCTGGAGCGCATGTCCCAATCGGCGGAGCTCTCGGGGCGCTGCTTCGCGCTCATGGTGCTCGACCTCGATTTCTTCAAACGCGTGAACGACACCCACGGGCATGCCGTGGGCGACCGCGTGCTCACCGAGTTCGCCCAGCGGCTGCGCGCCAACCTGCGCTCGATGGACCTTCTCGCCCGTCTCGGCGGGGAGGAGTTCCTCGTGGCCATGCCGGACACGTCGCTTGAGCAGGCCAAGGCCGTGGCCGTGCGGCTCTGCGCGCTCACCCGCAGCGAGAGCTTCGCGCGGGACGAGATCATCGGCGGCGTCCCCCTGTCCGTCTCGGTCGGGCTCGTGATCGGCGGTGACCCGGACGAACACGATCTGCTGCGCGAGCGCACCCAGATCCATCACCTGCTCGAACAGGCCGATCTCGCGCTCTATGCCGCCAAGGCCGGCGGGCGGGACATGGTGCGGGTCTGCCGGCCCGCTGCGTGA
- a CDS encoding DUF3572 domain-containing protein, with amino-acid sequence MRRDAAETMALGALGWLVGHDELRPVFLGSTGANEADLRARAGEPEFLGSVLDFILMDDAWVVALCDAQGWAYTDLAEARMALPGGGQVDWT; translated from the coding sequence ATGCGGCGCGATGCGGCAGAGACGATGGCCCTGGGGGCGCTGGGCTGGTTGGTGGGCCATGACGAGCTCAGGCCGGTCTTCCTCGGCTCCACCGGCGCCAACGAAGCGGACCTGCGAGCGCGGGCCGGGGAGCCCGAGTTTCTCGGCTCCGTGCTCGATTTCATCCTGATGGATGATGCCTGGGTGGTGGCCCTTTGCGACGCGCAGGGCTGGGCCTATACGGACCTTGCCGAGGCGCGCATGGCACTGCCGGGGGGTGGTCAGGTGGACTGGACATGA
- a CDS encoding DUF983 domain-containing protein, producing MHATRPLSEDDADRPLGRAVRRGLLCRCPKCGEGKLLHRYLKVRDACPSCGEAFHHQRADDGPAWLTLLIVGHLMAPALHIGYVRYEPEPLVLFAVLSSACLVLSLVLLPRLKGMMVAFQWSRRMHGFSRP from the coding sequence ATGCACGCCACCAGACCTCTCAGCGAAGACGATGCGGACCGCCCCCTCGGGCGTGCGGTGCGCCGCGGGCTCCTCTGCCGGTGCCCGAAATGCGGCGAGGGGAAGCTGCTTCACCGCTACCTGAAGGTGCGGGATGCCTGCCCGTCCTGCGGCGAGGCCTTTCACCACCAGCGCGCCGATGACGGGCCGGCCTGGCTCACGCTTCTCATCGTGGGGCACCTCATGGCACCGGCGCTCCATATCGGCTACGTCCGCTACGAGCCGGAGCCGCTGGTGCTCTTCGCCGTGCTCTCATCGGCGTGCCTCGTGCTGTCTCTCGTCCTGCTGCCGCGGCTCAAGGGGATGATGGTCGCCTTCCAGTGGTCGCGGCGGATGCACGGCTTTTCGCGGCCCTGA
- a CDS encoding EF-hand domain-containing protein gives MTTTTKLLAGTLALSIGLTGLSAISAEAEGRAGDGARFSELDADGNGEVSLAEMRAFGDARFEATDIDGDGALSMAEILAAREAQSADQREARISRFIERADANGNGTLERDEFGAGADRMEARFERLDADGSGGLSPEEMRKAREARGFRFGRGDGRDRG, from the coding sequence ATGACCACGACGACGAAGCTTCTCGCAGGCACCCTTGCCTTGTCCATCGGGCTCACGGGCCTGAGCGCGATTTCAGCAGAGGCCGAGGGCCGCGCCGGCGATGGCGCGCGCTTTTCGGAGCTCGACGCCGACGGCAACGGGGAGGTCAGCCTCGCCGAGATGCGCGCCTTCGGCGATGCCCGCTTCGAGGCGACCGACATCGATGGCGACGGTGCGCTTTCCATGGCCGAAATACTCGCCGCGCGCGAAGCCCAGAGCGCCGACCAGCGCGAGGCCCGCATCTCCCGCTTCATCGAGCGCGCGGACGCCAACGGCAACGGGACGCTCGAGCGCGACGAGTTCGGGGCGGGCGCCGACCGCATGGAGGCCCGCTTCGAGCGGCTCGATGCCGATGGCTCCGGCGGCCTCTCGCCGGAAGAGATGCGAAAGGCGCGCGAGGCGCGGGGCTTCCGCTTTGGCCGGGGGGACGGTCGCGACCGCGGGTGA
- a CDS encoding SDR family oxidoreductase, with amino-acid sequence MKRVLITAGASGIGRAMAERFAAADYEVWVTDVDAAALAACPPDWQARAVDAADERAMAGLLAETGPLDTLCANAGIAGPTAALEDVALEDWRRCVSVNLEGAFLAAKHAAPAMKARGQGAIIFTSSTAGLYGYPYRAPYAAAKWAVIGLMKTVAMELGPHGIRANAICPGAVEGPRMEGVLEREAKAKGMTRDEVYAGYASGVSLRRLVTAEDIAEMAVFLASDAARMVSGQVIAVDGHTETPDPKV; translated from the coding sequence GTGAAGCGGGTGCTGATCACGGCGGGGGCCTCGGGCATCGGGCGGGCCATGGCCGAACGCTTCGCGGCGGCGGATTACGAGGTCTGGGTGACCGATGTGGATGCGGCGGCGCTCGCTGCGTGCCCGCCGGACTGGCAGGCACGCGCGGTGGATGCCGCCGACGAGAGGGCCATGGCGGGCCTCCTCGCCGAGACCGGGCCGCTCGACACGCTCTGTGCCAATGCGGGTATCGCCGGGCCCACGGCGGCGCTGGAAGACGTGGCGCTCGAGGACTGGCGGCGCTGCGTGTCGGTGAACCTCGAGGGCGCGTTCCTCGCTGCCAAGCACGCGGCCCCCGCCATGAAGGCGCGAGGGCAGGGGGCTATAATCTTCACGAGTTCCACGGCGGGGCTCTACGGCTATCCCTATCGCGCGCCCTACGCGGCGGCCAAATGGGCCGTGATCGGGCTCATGAAGACGGTGGCCATGGAGCTGGGCCCGCACGGGATCCGTGCCAACGCCATCTGCCCGGGCGCTGTGGAAGGGCCGCGCATGGAGGGCGTGTTGGAGCGCGAGGCCAAGGCCAAGGGCATGACGCGGGACGAGGTCTATGCGGGCTATGCCTCGGGCGTCTCGCTCAGGCGCCTCGTGACGGCAGAGGACATCGCCGAGATGGCGGTCTTCCTCGCCTCTGACGCGGCGCGGATGGTGTCGGGGCAGGTCATCGCGGTGGACGGGCATACGGAGACCCCGGACCCAAAGGTCTAG
- a CDS encoding carnitine 3-dehydrogenase, whose translation MPRAAIVGGGVIGGGWAARFLLNGWDVSVFDPDPEAERKLGDVLQNARRALPGLYDRALPREGRLSMETDLAAAVAGADWVQESVPERLELKHHVYTALQEVCPPEAVIGSSTSGFKPSELQVGALRPGQIVVAHPFNPVYLLPLVELVPSAANDAALIERAAETLRAIGMYPLRVRQEIDAHIADRFLEAVWREALWLVKDGVATTEEIDDAIRYGFGLRWAQMGLFETYRIAGGEAGMKHFIAQFGPALEWPWTKLMDVPELTDDLIETIAAQSDAQSGGRSIRDLERIRDGNLVAMMRALKAQGWGAGALISGHEASFAPVEPSDGTEAAAVETVRRAVPLDWTDYNGHMNEARYLQAFGDATDRFMEMIGCDAAYIASGGSYFTAETHIRHLDEVHAGAVITITTQVLEGAGKKMHLWHEMRAGERLLATGEHMLIHVSLETRRASPPSEAVAARLGAYAEAHARLGRPDGAGRAVGAK comes from the coding sequence ATGCCTAGAGCTGCGATTGTTGGCGGGGGCGTGATCGGCGGCGGCTGGGCCGCGCGATTTCTCTTGAATGGATGGGACGTGTCGGTGTTCGACCCGGACCCGGAGGCCGAGCGGAAGCTCGGAGACGTGCTGCAGAATGCGCGGCGCGCCCTGCCCGGGCTCTACGACCGGGCGCTACCGCGCGAAGGGCGGCTCTCGATGGAGACCGATCTCGCCGCGGCGGTGGCTGGCGCCGACTGGGTGCAGGAAAGCGTGCCCGAGCGGCTCGAGCTCAAGCATCACGTCTACACGGCCCTGCAAGAGGTCTGTCCGCCGGAGGCGGTGATCGGATCCTCCACCTCGGGCTTCAAACCCTCCGAGCTGCAGGTGGGCGCGCTCCGGCCAGGACAGATCGTCGTCGCCCATCCGTTCAACCCGGTCTACCTCCTGCCGCTGGTGGAGCTCGTGCCGAGCGCGGCGAACGACGCGGCGCTGATCGAGCGGGCCGCGGAGACGCTGCGCGCGATCGGCATGTATCCTCTCCGGGTGCGGCAGGAGATCGACGCCCATATCGCGGACCGCTTCCTCGAGGCCGTGTGGCGCGAGGCCCTCTGGCTCGTGAAGGACGGGGTCGCGACGACCGAGGAGATCGACGACGCCATCCGCTACGGCTTTGGCCTGCGCTGGGCGCAGATGGGCCTCTTCGAGACCTACCGTATCGCGGGCGGCGAGGCGGGGATGAAGCACTTCATCGCGCAATTCGGGCCGGCCTTGGAGTGGCCCTGGACGAAGCTCATGGATGTCCCGGAGCTGACCGACGATCTCATCGAGACGATCGCGGCGCAGTCTGACGCGCAGTCCGGCGGCCGCTCGATCCGCGACCTCGAGCGGATCCGGGACGGCAATCTCGTGGCCATGATGCGGGCGCTGAAGGCGCAGGGCTGGGGCGCGGGCGCGCTGATCTCCGGGCACGAAGCAAGCTTCGCGCCCGTGGAGCCGAGCGACGGGACAGAGGCGGCGGCGGTGGAGACAGTGCGCCGGGCCGTGCCGCTCGACTGGACCGACTACAACGGGCACATGAACGAAGCCCGCTACTTGCAGGCCTTCGGCGACGCCACGGACCGGTTCATGGAGATGATCGGCTGCGACGCGGCCTACATCGCCTCGGGCGGCAGCTACTTCACGGCCGAAACCCATATCCGGCATCTCGACGAGGTCCATGCCGGGGCGGTGATCACCATCACGACGCAGGTCCTCGAGGGGGCGGGCAAGAAGATGCATCTCTGGCACGAGATGCGCGCGGGCGAACGACTGCTCGCCACGGGGGAGCACATGCTGATCCACGTGAGCCTCGAGACGCGGCGCGCCTCGCCCCCGTCCGAGGCGGTGGCCGCACGGCTCGGCGCCTACGCGGAGGCCCATGCGCGGCTCGGCAGGCCAGACGGGGCAGGCCGCGCGGTGGGCGCGAAGTGA
- a CDS encoding periplasmic heavy metal sensor codes for MADAEPPRAGLGRGGRVVLYLSLAFNLVIVGIVVGAIATQGQRGHDRRPPAAEEIGMGAVIAALEPRERRALALEMRRALRQDGRSRGALKAQLEGVVAALRAEPFQPEEVSRLLGAQLSEAEFRLGLARDIFVARLVAMDETERAAFADGLEEELARPRGPRGPRAGD; via the coding sequence ATGGCTGACGCAGAGCCCCCCCGGGCCGGGCTCGGGCGCGGCGGGCGCGTGGTGCTTTACCTCTCGCTCGCCTTCAATCTCGTCATCGTGGGCATCGTCGTCGGGGCGATCGCCACGCAGGGGCAGCGCGGCCACGACAGGCGACCTCCCGCCGCCGAGGAGATCGGCATGGGGGCCGTGATCGCCGCGCTCGAGCCGCGCGAGCGGCGGGCGCTGGCGCTCGAGATGCGCCGCGCCCTCCGGCAGGACGGGCGCTCCCGCGGTGCGCTCAAGGCGCAGCTCGAAGGGGTGGTCGCCGCGCTGCGGGCGGAGCCTTTCCAGCCCGAGGAGGTCTCACGACTTCTCGGCGCCCAGCTCTCGGAGGCCGAATTCAGACTGGGGCTGGCGCGGGATATCTTCGTCGCTCGGCTCGTCGCGATGGATGAGACAGAGCGCGCGGCCTTCGCAGACGGGCTAGAGGAGGAGCTCGCCCGCCCGAGGGGGCCACGCGGGCCCCGCGCAGGCGACTAG